A region of the Cyanobium usitatum str. Tous genome:
GGGCGGGCGGCTGCAGCAGAGCGCCCGCTCGGTGAACATCCGCGAGCGGCTCGATTTCTCCTGCGCCCTCTTCGATGCTGCGGGTCAGCTGGTAGCCAATGCCCCCCATATCCCGGTGCACCTCGGTTCGATGGGCGACAGCGTGGTCAGCCTGCTTGCGGCCATCGCCCGGGGCGAGCGTCCCCCATTGGCTTCTGGCGATGTGGTGCTCTCAAACAATCCCTACAACGGCGGCACCCATCTTCCAGACATCACCGCCATCACGCCGGTTTTTGTCCCTGGCTTGGGCGACTCCCAGGCTGGGGTCCCTTTGTTTTTTGTGGCCTGCCGCGGCCACCACGCCGATGTGGGCGGCATCACCCCTGGCTCGATGCCGGCCTTCAGTCGCAGCATTGACGATGAGGGCCTGCTACTCGACAACGTGCCCTTTTTGAGCAATGGCAACTTTGATGAGTCGCTGTGGCGGCAGCGATTAGCTGCCGGTAGCCATCCCGTGCGCAACCCCGACCAGTTGCTTGCCGATCTGCAGGCCCAGGCGGCGGCTAATCGGCTGGGTGTTCAGGAGCTGGGGCGCTTGATTGAGCGCCATGGCCTCGAAGAGGTGCGGGCCTACATGGCCCACGGGCAAGCCCACGCTGCCGAGGCGGTGGGTCGGGCGCTGGCGCACCTCAGCAGCGGGTCTGCCCGGGTGGAGCTCGACCACGGCGCCTTCATCCAGGTGGCTGTTCGCATCGACGCTGAGGCTCGCCGGGTTCAGGTTGATTTCAGCGGCACCTCGCCCCAGCACAGCGGCAATCTAAACGCCCCCTTAGCCGTAACCAAGGCGGTGGTGCTCTACGTGTTTCGCTGCTTGGTAGGTGAACAGATCCCCCTCAATGCCGGCTGCTTCGAGCCGATCGAGCTGATCGTGCCGCCGGGCTCCCTGCTGCATCCCAATCCACCAGCGGCGGTGGTTGCCGGCAATGTGGAAATCTCCCAAGCGGCAGCCAACGCTCTGTTTGCGGCGCTGGGGGTGCAAGCCGCCGCCCAGGGCACGATGAACAACCTCAGCTTTGGCAATGGCCAATGCCAGTACTACGAAACGATCGGTGGGGGCAGCGGCGCCGGCATCCGCCCCGGTGGTGCCGGCTTTGACGGGGCGGCCGCTGTGCAGAGCCACATGACCAACTCCCGTATCACCGACCCGGAAATTTTGGAAACGCGCTTTCCGGTGCGGCTGGAGCGCTTTGGGATCCGGGCCGGATCGGGCGGGGATGGGCAGTTTCGTGGCGGCGATGGGGCGGTGCGGCAGTTGCGTTTTTTGGCCCCGATGACCGTTGCCCTGATCTCCGGTGCGCGGCGGGTGGCTCCGGCGGGGTTGGCCGGCGGGCTGCCGGGCGCCTGCGGCCGCAACACCTGGATTGGGGTTGATGGCACGAGCCGGCAGCTTGACGGCTGCTGCGAGCTGGAGCTCCAGCCAGGTGTTGCCCTCTGTATTGAGACCCCCGGCGGTGGGGGCTACGGCGCCCCCAGCAGGCCATGAGCCCTGTTGTTGTTAATTGGCCTGCGCTAGCGCTGGCGACGCTGCTGGCCTCACCAGCCCAGGCAGAGGTGCTGCAGGAGCGCAGCCAGCGCTTCCACCCCCAGTGGTCTGCCGCCGGCATGGTGGCCAGCCAGGAGCGCTGGGCATCGCTAGCGGGCGCTGAGATCCTGGCCCGTGGCGGCAATGCGGTGGATGCGGCGGTGGCCACGGCCTTTGCCCTGGCGGTCACCCTGCCCCAGGCGGGCAACCTCGGCGGCGGTGGTTTTTTGGTGCTGTGGCTGCCCGGGCCATCACCGGCTGCGGGCCGGGGCTGCCCCACCGCCCCGGAGCTGCGGCTTGGCCGCGGCACGGCGGTGGCCGTGAACTTTCGCGAGACGGCGCCCCTGGCAGCCACCGCTGGGATATTCCTCGGCCCCGAAGGCGAGGTGGATCGTCAGCGGGCCACCCGCAGCCTGTTGAGTGTGGCCGTGCCTGGCAGCCCAGCCGGTCTGTTGCTGAGCCAGCGCTGCTATGGCCGGCTCTCTCGGGCCGCCGTGATGGCGCCGGCGATCCGCCTGGCCAGCCGCGGTTTTCCTGTGGGCAAGGAACTGGCCGATTCCCTGCGCCAGGCCACACCCCTGCTGCAGTCGGACCCCACCTCCAGCCAGCTGTTTCTTAAGCGACCCCTGCGACCTGCCCAGCTGTGGCGCCAGCCCCTGCTTGCCGCCAGCCTGCGGCGCATCGCCGACCAGGGCGAGACGGGCTTCTACGAGGGCCCGATTGCTGACGCATTGGTGACCTTGATGCGCCAACGGGGCGGCTTGATTCGCCATGCCGACCTCAAGGGCTACCGGGCCCAGCTGGTGCGCCCCCTGCAGGCGAGGTTCCGCAACCATCCGGTGCTCACCATGCCGCCCCCCAGTGGTGGCGGGGTCACCCTGGTGCAGCTGCTCCAGGTGCTCGAGCCCATGCCCCTGGCCGAGCTGGGTCTCAACAGTGCCGCCAGCCTGCACCGGATGGTGGAGGCGATGAACCTCGCCTATCGCGATCGCAACCACTGGCTAGGCGATCCCGACCAGGTGGCGATGCCGTTGGAGCGCTTGCTGAGCGCGGCCCATGCGCAGCGGTTGCGGGCCCAGATCAGGCTGGAGCGCCATCGCCCCTCCAGCGAGCTAGCGGCCCAGGGCTTCCAGGTTGGCGGCACCAACACCACCCACCTTTCAGTGGCCGACCCTCAGGGCGGGCTGGTGGCCCTCACCACCACCCTCAACTTCGCCTACGGCAGTGGCATCAGCGTTCCTGGTGCCGGTTTCCTGCTCAACAACGAAATGGACGACTTCACCGCCAAGCCCGGTGTGGCCAATGCCTATGGCCTGGTGCAGGGCAGCGCTAACGCCATCGCCCCGGGCAAGCGTCCCCTGAGCTCGATGACGCCCACCTTGGTGTTTCGCCCCGATGGCCGGCCCTGGCTGGCTACCGGCAGCCCTGGCGGCAGCCGCATCATCACAACGGTGTTGCAGGTGCTGCTCAACCGCCTGGTGCACGGGTTGAATTTGGCCTCAGCCGTGGCCAGCCCCCGCATCCACTCCCAGCTCTGGCCCGATCAGATCAGCGTGGAGCAGGGGCTAAGCCCTGACACCGTGGGGTTACTGGAGGCGAAAGGCCACCGAGTAGTTGTTACGGCCGCCATGGGATCGGCAAACAGCGTTGAGGTGTTGCCGGAGGGCGGCAGCTTGGGGGTGGCCGATCCCCGCCGCCTCGATGCGGCGGCCATTGGCGAGCTGCCGCTCAACTGGCCGGCTGGCTTGGTGGGGCCGTGAGCAGGTTGATGGCGGAAAACGCCATGCCAATGCCAAACAACATGCCGATCGCCCAGATGCTGTCGGAGGGCCACTCGGCAATCAGCCCCTGCTCAGTTCGCCAATAGTCAGTTCGCCCCTAGATAGGAAGCCTGGAGGCTGTCGTCGGCCAGGAGTTGTTCGGCGCTGCCGCCGGTGCTGATGCTGCCCGCCTCCAAAACCAGGCCCCGATCGGCAATGGTCAGGGCGGCCTGGGCGTTTTGCTCTACAAGCAAAATGGTGAGCCCATCTCGGTGCAGCTGGGCTAGGGCGGCCATCACCTCGGCTACAAGCCGGGGCGCTAATCCCAGACTCGGCTCATCCAGCATCAACAGGCTGGGCCTGGCCATCAGGGAGCGGCTGATGGCCAGCATCTGCTGCTCGCCGCCGGAAAGGGAGCCGGCCAGCTGGCTGCGGCGCTCGGCCAGGCGGGGAAATAGGGCGTAGCAGCGCTCCAGATCTCTGGCGATTGCGGCTTTGTCCCGGCGCAACCAGGCGCCCAGGGCCAGGTTGTCGGCTACCGACTGGCGGCTGAGCACCCGGCGACCTTCCGGGCAGTGGCTGATGCCCAACTTCACGGTGCGCTCGGTGCGCAGGCGATTGATCAAGCCGCCATGCCAGAGGATCTCGCCGCCGGCGGGGTGAATCAGGCCGGAGATGGCCCGCAGGGTGGTGCTTTTACCGGCGCCATTGGCCCCCAGCAGGGTCACCAGCTCGCCGGCTTGCACCGTCAGATTGATGCCATGCAGAGCCGTGATGCTGCCGTAGCGCACCACCAGGTTGCGAAGCTCGAGCAGGGGCGCTTGGGGTCCGTTCATGCGCCACCGCCCAGATAGGCCTCGATCACGGCCGGATCGCGCCGCACCTGCTCGGGGCTGCCCAGGGCGATGCGTTGGCCGAAGTTGAGGACTGCCAGCCGGTCGCAAAGGCCCAACATCAAGGGCACATGGTGCTCAATGATCAGCACCGTCAGCTTGAACTGGTCCCGGATGCTCCGGATCAGCTCCCGCAGCTCATCTTTCTCTGAGGGGTTCATGCCAGCGGCCGGCTCATCGAGCAGTAGCAGCTGGGGACGGCTGGCCAGGGCCCGGGCCATCTCCAGGCGGCGCCGGTCTCCATAGGAAAGGCTGGCCGCGTTTTGGTGGGCAGCGGCTTCCAGCTGGAATAGGGCAAGCAGCTCTAGAGCCTGTTGATGCAGCTGGGCTTCGCGGCGGCGAAAGGACTGGGTTTGCAGCAGGGCCGCTAGGGGCGGCTGACGGCCGTGCTGATGCAGGCCCACGAGCACATTTTCAAGGCAGCTCATGCTGCTGAACAAGCGCAGATTTTGGAAGTTGCGCGCGATGCCGAGACGGGCAATGCGGTGGTTGCTGAGGCCAGCAAGGCTTGCCCCCCGCCAGCTCACGCGGCCGCTGCTGGCAGCGGTGAGGCCAGAGATCACGTTGAACAGGGTGGTCTTGCCGGCACCATTGGGGCCAAGTAGGCCAAAAATCTCGCCCTGCTGCACCTCTAAATCGACACCCTGCAAGGCTTGCAGGCCACCGAAGCGCACCCCCACATTCTCCACCTGAAGCAGGCTCATGGCTTTCCACCCTGCGCTGCTGGGGTGGGGGTGCGCCGCATTATTCGCTTGAGTGTCTTAAACAGCTCCGGGGTAATCACTCCTTGGGGAAAGAACAGGGGACCGACCAGAATCACGGCGCCAAAGACAATCAAGCGCAGGTCGCCGACCGGGCGCAGCAGTTCTGGTAAGGCGGTGAGCAGCAGGCCACCAAATACCGGACCCAGCCAGGTGCGCGAGCCGCCGAACACCACGAACGCCAGGGTGGTGATGCTTGCGTCGAAGTTGCCCAGCTTGGCGTTCCAGGAGTTGAGGAAGTGGGCTGCCACAACACCTGTGATCCCCGCCACTAGGGCGCTGAGTACAAAGGCAAGCAGCTTGCTGTCGGCGGTGTTGATGCCCTGGCTGGCGGCGGCTAGTTCGTCGTCGCGGATGGCGGCCATGGCCCGTCCGGGCCGAGTCTTTTCGAGCCGGTCGCATAGCCAGCAGATCAGCGCCAACAGCGCCAGGGTGAAGGCGGCGTAGCCAGCGGCGCTATCAAATGGCTGGGGGATGCCGAAAATGCCCAGGGCTCCGCCGGTGAACTCCAGGTTGAGGGTGACAACCCGCAGGATTTCGACCAGGGCGATCGTGGCGATGGCTAGGTAGATGCCCCGCAGCCGCAGCACCACTCGACCCAGGCCCAGGGCCAGCACGCCGGTGAGCAGGCCTGCTAGCGCCATCTCTAGCAAAACTGAAGTGATCGGGTAGGTGCTGCCGCTGCCGGCTAGGGCGGGCAGCCGCGTAGAGAGCAGGGCTGCCACCGTGCCGCCAATGGCGAAGAAGCCCGGGGTGGCGAGGGAGAGCTGGCCGCAGCGCAGGGGCAGGTACACCGATAGGCCCAGCAGGGCCCCAAGCAGCATTTGTTCGAGCAGGCCGGCATCCATGCTGATCACACCTTGTTGGGCTGGGGGCGGCCCAGCAGACCCTGGGGCCTGATCAACAGCACCAGGAACAGGAAGCCAAAGGAGACTGCATCTTTGTAGCCCGATAGGTCGGAGGGCACGCAGGCCTCGGCCAGTCCGATGATCAAGCCTCCCAGCACGGCGCCAGGCACGCTGCCGAGCCCGCCAAGCACCAGCACTCCCAGCCCCTTGAGCCCGTAGCCAATGCCGAAGTAAGGCCCGGCGATGCTGACGCTCAACCCCACCAGTCCGCCGGCCATACCGGCCAGGAAGCCACTGATGCCGAAGGAGATCTGGATCATACGGCTGCTGTTGATGCCAAGCAGCTGGGCGGTCACCGGGTCTTCGGAAACGGCCTGCAGTGCCTTGCCGCTGCGGCTGCCGTCTATCCAGATCGAAAGGGCTGCCAGCAGCAGGCCGGCTATGGCCAGCAGGATCACCTGCACGGTGCGCACCTTGGCACCGGCGATGCTCAGCGCAGCTGGCAGGGAGCCAAGGGTGCCCACCGGGATCGAATAACTCTCGGCTCCCACCAGCAGCTGGATCAGGTTCACCAAAATCACCCCGGCGCCCAGGCTGGTGATCAGGGCCAGCAGGGGATCGGAGCCTCGATCGCGCAGGGGGCGAAAGGCGATGCGCTCCACCACCAGGGCCACGGCGGCGGCAGCCACGCCCGCCAGTGGTAGGGCCAGCCAGAAGGGCAGGGCAAAGGGGAGCTGCAGGCCGGCCAGCAAACCATTGGCACCCACCGCGCCTCCAATCAGCAGATAGGTGAAGTAACCACCCAGGGTGAAGATCGCCCCGTGAGCGAAGTTGATCACCCCCAGCACTGAAAACACCAAGGTGTAGCCAAGGGCAAACAGGGCGTAAACAGCTCCTACCGAGAGCCCGTTGAACAGCAGTTGCAGCAGGCCTTCCATGCCGCTCCCCTAGGGCAGCAGGCTAAAGCGACCGCTTTTGCCCCCAGCATTCATGCGCACCTGGGCGACGAAGAAGTTTTTCTGAATCACCTCGCCCTCGGGGGTGAAGCGGATTTCTCCAAGGGGTGTTTGGTAGGTGCCGCCGAGGATTTCAGCCATCAAGGCCCGGCGGGCCTTGCTGACGCTGAGGCCCTTGAGCGGTCGGCTGCGATCGAGGCGAGCGAGCGCTTCGCCGATCACCTGCATGGCGGTGTAGGCCTGGGCGGTGAGCTGGGGTGGGATCGGGCTGACCTTGGGATTGCGGGCCTGGGCTGCAGCGAAGGCGGCAGTAAAGCGCTGGTTGGCGGGCGTGGCCAGCTCCGGGCTGTAGGCCTGAGCGATCAAGATGCCGTCGCAATACTTCTGGCAGATCGGGTAGATGTTTGGCGTGTTCATGCCATTGCCCACCACGATCGCGCCGCGGTAGCCGAGCTCCCGCAACTGGCGGATCAGGTTGCCGCCATCCATGGCCTGCAGCGACAGCACCACCAGATCGGGCTTCTGATTGAGGGCGGCGGTGATCTGGCTCTGGAAGTCCTGGTCGTTGAGCTGGGTGCGTTGCACCGTGACTGGCTTGAGGCCTTTGGCTGTGAGGGCCTGCTGGAAGATCACCGTCTCGGCGGTGCTGTACGCGTCGTCTTGGGCGTAAAACACCGCTGCCCGGCGGATGCCCGGGTTGAGTTGCAGGGCCTTGGCAATCGAGAGCGGCGCGATCACCGAGCTTTGGGCTGATACCCGGCTAATGAAATAGCCGATCTCCGGAATGCCGGTGGCGGTATTAGAAGGAGCCACCAAGGGCACGCCCCGGCGCTGGGCGATAGGACCGGCAGAAAATGATTGCTGGGAGAGGGTGGGGCCGATCAGGGCAAGTATGCCCCGGTTGATCTGCAAGGAGACGGCAGCGTTGGCACTGGGCTCGGCGCTGCCCCCGTCTTCGATGCTCAGGGCGAGGGGTTTGCCATTAACTCCGCCGGCGCCATTGAGGGTTGCAAGGGCGAGCTCGATGCCGATTTTTTGGTCCTGGCCGTAAACGTTGGCATTGCCGGTGAGGGCCAAAACTGCCCCAACGGGAACGCCCTTGCTGAGATTGACCGGACCTTGATCGTCTGAGCCCTGGCAGGCGCTGAGTGCCGCTGCAGCAGAGAGCAGGGCGGCCAGGCTGGAGGCAAGACGAAGCTTCATGGGGGCTGGGCTCAAGTCACTGCCGCGAAGCATTCGCGGAAGGCGGCGATGGTGGCGTCGATGTCGGCGTCGGAGTGGGCCAGGGAGGTGAAGCCCGCCTCGAAGGCGCTTGGGGCCAGATAAACGCCGCGCTCAAGCATGGCGCGGTGCAGCTTGCCGAAGCGAACCGTGTCGGCCGCCTTGGCAGCCTCAAAGTTGCGCACCGGGCCATCGCAGAGGAAGAAGCCAAACATGGCGCTGATCGAGCCACCGCAGATAGGCAGCCCGGCGCTGCGGGCAGCATCAAGGATGCCGGCGACCAACCGCTTGGTCATTACCTCTAGGCGCTCGTAGGTGCCGGGCTGCTGGAGCAGCTGCAGGGTCTTGATGCCGGCGGTCATCGCCAGGGGATTGCCGCTGAGGGTGCCGGCTTGATACATGGGGCCGGCTGGAGCCACCATCGCCATGATGTCGGCCCGGCCGCCGTAGGCCCCCACGGGCAGGCCGCCACCGATCACCTTGCCCATGGTGGTGAGGTCGGGGGTGACGCCGAATTTGGCCTGGGCGCCGCCGTAGCTGATGCGGAAACCGGTCATCACCTCGTCGAAAACGAGCAGGGCGCCGTTTTCCTTGGTGAGCTCGCGGATGCCCTCGAGGAAGCCTGGCTCGGGAGTGATGAAGCCCGCATTGCCCACCACCGGCTCAAGAATCACGCCGGCAATTTCACCGGGGTTCTCGGCGAAGAGCTGCTTGACGGCCTCCAGGTCGTTGTAGGGGGCGGTAAGGGTGCTGGCGGCGGTGCTGCGGGGCACGCCAGGGGAATCGGGCAGGCCCAGGGTGGCCACCCCGGAGCCGGCCTTCACCAAAAACATGTCGGCGTGGCCGTGATAACAACCCTCGAATTTGATGATCTTTTCGCGGCCGGTGAAGGCGCGCATCAGGCGCAGCACCGACATGCAGGCCTCGGTGCCGCTGTTGACGAAGCGCACCATCTCCACCGAAGGCACGGCTGCGATCACCATCTCGGCGAGGGTGTTTTCCAGGGCGCAGGGGGCGCCGAAGCTGGTGCCCTTGTCGAGGGCCTCGTGCAGGGCTGCGATCACCTCCGGGTGGGCATGGCCGCAGATCGCTGGCCCCCAGCTGCCGATGTAGTCGATGTAGCGGTTGCCGTCTACGTCCCAGGCGTAGGAGCCCTTGACCCGATCGAAGACGATCGGCTGGCCACCGACCGACTTAAACGCCCGCACCGGCGAGCTGACGCCACCTGGCATCAAGCTCTGGGCAGCATTGAAGAGCTCCTGGGAGCGGCTCGTGTTAAGGGCAGAACCCGAGGCCGGGGCGGAGGTGGCAGCCGAGGTCAAAGCGGAACCCACAGAGAAACAAAACCGTCAACCATCCTGACCCAAAACAGGCCCGTAGTGCTTTTTCGGTAAGTTGGGGCTCTTGCGATGGGTCATCTGGGCATCAATTGGCCAGAGATGGAGCGGCGATTACGCCAGTTCCTGCCACCCCGCGCCGTCGTTTCGGCGCGCCAGGAGCTGCTGGCCTACGACTGCGATGGCCTCACCCTGAGCCGGCACCAACCGCCCCTGGTGGTGCTGCCTGAGACGACGGCCCAGGTGGCTGCCGCGGTAAAGCTCTGCCACCAGCAGGGGGTGCCGTTTGTGGCCCGGGGTAGCGGCACCGGCCTCTCAGGCGGCGCCGTAGCCGAGATCGAGTCCCTGGTGATAGCCACCAGCCGCATGCGCCAGGTGCTGGCCATAGATCTGGAAAACCAGCGCATCACGGTGCAGCCCGGTGTGATCAACAGCTGGGTGACGCGGGCGGTGGCCGGCGATGGCTTCTATTACGCCCCAGACCCTTCCAGCCAGGTGGCCTGCAGCATCGGCGGCAACGTGGCCGAAAATTCCGGTGGCGTGCACTGCCTCAAGTACGGCGTCACCAGCAACCACGTGCTGGGCCTGGAGGTGGTGCTGCCAGATGGCAGCGTTACCACCTTGGGCAGCGAGCTCGACGAAACCCCCGAACTCGATCTGCGGGGCACCTTCATCGGCAGTGAGGGCACTTTGGGTATCGCTACGGCGATCACCCTGAGGCTGCTGCGGGCGCCCCAGAGCGTGGCCGTGCTGCTAGCCGACTTCACCAGCATGGAAGCGGCCGGCGAGGCGGTGCGTCAGGTGACTGCCGCCGGGATGCTGCCTGCTGGCATGGAAATGATGGATCGCCTCACGATCGAGGCGGTGAATGACTACTTCGGCGCTGATGAATATCCCTGCGATGCGGCGGCGCTGCTGTTGATCGAGCTGGACGGGCAGGAGCGGGAGGTGGTCGCGGCGGTGCAGCTCGCCACCCAGCTCTGCTCCCAGGCGGGGGCCCGCACCGTGCGCCAGGCCACCGATGCGCAGGAGCGGGCGCTGCTTTGGAAGGGTCGTAAGTCGGCGATCTCCGCTCTGGGCAGGCGCTTCCCCAGCTACTACCTCCAGGACGGCGTCGTGCCCCGCAGTGCCCTGCCGCGGGTGCTGGCGGCCATTGAGCAGCTCAGCGCCAGCTACGGCTTGCCGGTGGCCAATGTTTTTCATGCCGGCGACGGCAACCTGCACCCCCTGATCCTTTATTCGGCCAAAGAGCCTGGCATCGAGGAGCGGGTGAAGGCCCTGGGCGCCGACATTTTGCGGCTGTGTGTGGATGAGGGGGGCAGCATCAGCGGTGAGCACGGGGTGGGTAGCGATAAGCGCTGCTACCTCGACTGGATGTATAGCCCCGATGACCTGGCCACGATGCAGCTGGTGCGCCGGGCCTTCGATCCGTTGAATATTGCTAATCCCGGCAAGATCTTCCCCACCCCAACTAGTTGCGGCGAATCGGCCCGCAGGGTGGCGGTGCTGCAGGCCCAGGGCCAGGCGCTGCCCGACGAAGCGGTGGTGTTTTAACCGGGCTTAGTTCCAGTCGTCGGTTTCAGGCGGCCACACCAGATTCACCACCACCGGGGCGTGGTCGCTGGGCTGCTCATGGCCGCGGGTGGCCTTGTGGATCACGCAGCTGGTGGCGCAGGCGAGCAGTTGTTCGCAGAGGTAGATGTGGTCGATACGCCAGCCCCGGTCCCGGTCCCAGGCGCCGGTGCGGTAGTCCCACCAGCTCCAGTGCCCGGCCTCAGGCTCGAACACCCGAAACACGTCTGTGAGCCGCTCGCCCAGCAGCTGCTGTAGGGCTGAGCGCTCCGCCTCGCTAGCCATGATGCCGCCGCTGAGTCGCTCCGGATCGTGGATGTCGCGGGGCTCGGGGCCGATGTTGAAGTCGCCCACCATGCAGAGGGGGTCTCCCTGGCTCTCTTGCTCCTCTAGGTAGCGCCGCAGGCAGGCCAACCACTTAAGCTTGTAGGCGTACTTTTCGCTCTTGAGCGAGCTGCCGTTGGGCACGTAGAGATTCAGCACCCGGATGCCGTCGATCAGGGCGCTGATCACCCGTTTCTGCTCACTCAGGCCAGGCGATTCCGGGTCGTGGGGCAGCAGGGCCCCAAAGCCGATCTGCACGTCCTCGAGGGGTAGCAGGCTGAGGATGGCGACGCCGTTGTAGGCCTTCTGGCCGCTGATGGCCACCGCATAGCCCAGGGCCTCAAAGGCTTCACGCGGAAAAAGCTCATCGGTCACCTTGGTTTCCTGCAGGCACAGCACCTCCGGGCGTTCCTGTTGCAGCCAGGCCAGCACCTGCTCGAGGCGGGTGCGCACCGAGTTGACGTTCCAGGTGGCGATCTTCATAGGTAGGGGGTCAGCAGGGAGGCGGCCGAAACCCACCCTGGGGAACGCACCTAGGATGGGACTTCGAGAGCATCGGAGTGCATAACCCATGGCTGCTGATAGTTCGCCGCTTCCTCGCCCACGCCCTATGAAGGCCCTGGGCTACTTCGGCGCAACGCTTGCTTTGGCCGCAGGGGTTGCATCTGTAGCTGGAGTTGGAGCGGCCCGGGCCCAGGAGAGGGGCTACGGCCAAACGATCAGCAGCCCGCAGCAGGAGCGGGAGCTCGATTACGGCACCGGCACCAATCGAGGTGGATCGGTGCTCGATTCCGCCAATCCGATCGACTTGATGAACAAGCTGCGCAAGGCCACCGCCATGGACGACGCCACTCCCCCTGGCGATGCGGTGGACGCGGCCCTCAGGGATTTCCACTCTCCGCCTGCGGCGCCGGCGTCGGCTTCCCCGGCGGTAATGGTGAAGGGGCCCTGAGCGGCGCCAACCCCCAGGCGGCGGCCACCTGATCCAGGCGCGGGTCGCTTGGGCCAGGTTTACGGGCGCGGGCTAGAGCCAGCGACTCCTGGGCTCCTTTGATGTCACCGCGCTCCTGCTGCAGCATCGCCCGCGCCAGCAGGGGGCGTTGGTCGGTGGGGAATTCTGCGGCCAATTTGAGCAGCCGCGACTCGGCCTGGCCCGGCTGACCTCGCTTTTGCAGCAGGTTGGCAAGCAGCAGGCCGATTGGCAGGGCCTCCGGCTTCAGCTGGGGTTTGCTAGCCCTTTGCAGCGCCGCCTCCAGCTGGCTCTGGGCCAGGGCTCCACGCCCCATTTCCAGTTGCAGCAGGGCCATCAGCTGCAGGCCCTCGATCTGGTCGGGCCGCAGGTTGAGCAGTTGGCGCACCTCCCGCTCAGCGCCGCTGCGGTCCTGCTGGTCGCGGCGCAGCTCGGCTAGCAGCAGCCGCAGCGACCACTGTTGGGGTTGCTGGTCGGCCAGGCGTTCCAGCAGCGCTGTGGCCTCCGCTTTGCGGTCCAGAGCTACCAGTAGCTCCAGCAGCCGCTGCTGTTCGGCCTGGCTGGCCTCGCCCTGGTTGAGCCGCTGCTGCAGGGAGGAGGCCTGACGCTCCAGGGCCGTGCGGGAGGGATCGGATCCAGCCGAACCGCCCTGCAGCTGTCCCAGCCACCAGCCAGCACCGATGCACAGCGCTCCAGCCCCCGCAATGGCGAGCCCAGTCCAGATCCCGGAACGGTTGGGAGCGGCGGGCATTGGCAGGCGGCCTGCGGTGGGTTGCCAGTCTGCCCTTTGTCCCCCGGCCTGGGGGCACTTAAAGTTCAGCCCATGCGCCAACACCCGATTTCTCCGGTAACCGAACCCACGCAATACCGGGCCATTGGCGTGGTGCGAGGCGTTTATGTACCCACCGATGCCGAGCAGCTCACCCGGGGGGTGATCCGCACGGCTGATGGCACCGAGCTGGAGGCCGTGGTGCTGGGCCGGCTGCTCACCTTGATGCGCCGCCACCTCAGCCTCGAAGAGCCCCATCTCTGGGTGGTTTACCCCCGCTCGCGGGAGGAGGAGGGCTTGCACCTGCAGATGGTGGGTGTGTGGGAGCCCAGCACCCTGGCCGCGGGCGAGGAAGCTGAATCCCCTGCTGCCGATAGCCCTGCTGCCGATAGCCCAGTAGACGCCCTGCCCGAGGGCGACGACTACTTCTCGGTGCGCGGTGAATTGATTTACACCCGCCCTGAAACCGGCGATCTGGTGGTGAAGGTGCGGGTGATGCCCCGCCCGGATGGCAGCCGGCCCGTGCCCTTCAAGCTGCAGCTCAAGGGTGATGTGCCCCTCGAGCATTTGCGCCACTTCGTGGCGCTCAACCTGCGCCGCCAGGCCCAGCAGCTGCAGCTGGAGAGCTTTGAAGTGATCGGTCCGGTGGCCCAGCGGGGAAACCGTGGCGGCAAAGGGCGCCGCGATGGTGCCGCAAGCAAGGGCGGTAAGGGCGGCCCGCGCCGGCCATGACCCAACCCCTGGCGGCTGGCCTGGCCGTGGGCTTGATCAGCCTGGCGGCGATTCTTGGCCCCGCCCTTGGCCTATCGCCCTGGATTGTGACCCTGATAGCGGGCCTGGGCTTGGGCGGCCTCACCCTGGACGCGGCCCGCTTCGGTGGCCGCGGCGGCCATGTGCTGGCCGAAGCCCTGCCCGGTGGCCGCGCCCGCCTGCG
Encoded here:
- the ggt gene encoding gamma-glutamyltransferase, with product MSPVVVNWPALALATLLASPAQAEVLQERSQRFHPQWSAAGMVASQERWASLAGAEILARGGNAVDAAVATAFALAVTLPQAGNLGGGGFLVLWLPGPSPAAGRGCPTAPELRLGRGTAVAVNFRETAPLAATAGIFLGPEGEVDRQRATRSLLSVAVPGSPAGLLLSQRCYGRLSRAAVMAPAIRLASRGFPVGKELADSLRQATPLLQSDPTSSQLFLKRPLRPAQLWRQPLLAASLRRIADQGETGFYEGPIADALVTLMRQRGGLIRHADLKGYRAQLVRPLQARFRNHPVLTMPPPSGGGVTLVQLLQVLEPMPLAELGLNSAASLHRMVEAMNLAYRDRNHWLGDPDQVAMPLERLLSAAHAQRLRAQIRLERHRPSSELAAQGFQVGGTNTTHLSVADPQGGLVALTTTLNFAYGSGISVPGAGFLLNNEMDDFTAKPGVANAYGLVQGSANAIAPGKRPLSSMTPTLVFRPDGRPWLATGSPGGSRIITTVLQVLLNRLVHGLNLASAVASPRIHSQLWPDQISVEQGLSPDTVGLLEAKGHRVVVTAAMGSANSVEVLPEGGSLGVADPRRLDAAAIGELPLNWPAGLVGP
- a CDS encoding ABC transporter ATP-binding protein, yielding MNGPQAPLLELRNLVVRYGSITALHGINLTVQAGELVTLLGANGAGKSTTLRAISGLIHPAGGEILWHGGLINRLRTERTVKLGISHCPEGRRVLSRQSVADNLALGAWLRRDKAAIARDLERCYALFPRLAERRSQLAGSLSGGEQQMLAISRSLMARPSLLMLDEPSLGLAPRLVAEVMAALAQLHRDGLTILLVEQNAQAALTIADRGLVLEAGSISTGGSAEQLLADDSLQASYLGAN
- a CDS encoding ABC transporter ATP-binding protein; the protein is MSLLQVENVGVRFGGLQALQGVDLEVQQGEIFGLLGPNGAGKTTLFNVISGLTAASSGRVSWRGASLAGLSNHRIARLGIARNFQNLRLFSSMSCLENVLVGLHQHGRQPPLAALLQTQSFRRREAQLHQQALELLALFQLEAAAHQNAASLSYGDRRRLEMARALASRPQLLLLDEPAAGMNPSEKDELRELIRSIRDQFKLTVLIIEHHVPLMLGLCDRLAVLNFGQRIALGSPEQVRRDPAVIEAYLGGGA
- a CDS encoding branched-chain amino acid ABC transporter permease, with the translated sequence MDAGLLEQMLLGALLGLSVYLPLRCGQLSLATPGFFAIGGTVAALLSTRLPALAGSGSTYPITSVLLEMALAGLLTGVLALGLGRVVLRLRGIYLAIATIALVEILRVVTLNLEFTGGALGIFGIPQPFDSAAGYAAFTLALLALICWLCDRLEKTRPGRAMAAIRDDELAAASQGINTADSKLLAFVLSALVAGITGVVAAHFLNSWNAKLGNFDASITTLAFVVFGGSRTWLGPVFGGLLLTALPELLRPVGDLRLIVFGAVILVGPLFFPQGVITPELFKTLKRIMRRTPTPAAQGGKP
- a CDS encoding branched-chain amino acid ABC transporter permease; the encoded protein is MEGLLQLLFNGLSVGAVYALFALGYTLVFSVLGVINFAHGAIFTLGGYFTYLLIGGAVGANGLLAGLQLPFALPFWLALPLAGVAAAAVALVVERIAFRPLRDRGSDPLLALITSLGAGVILVNLIQLLVGAESYSIPVGTLGSLPAALSIAGAKVRTVQVILLAIAGLLLAALSIWIDGSRSGKALQAVSEDPVTAQLLGINSSRMIQISFGISGFLAGMAGGLVGLSVSIAGPYFGIGYGLKGLGVLVLGGLGSVPGAVLGGLIIGLAEACVPSDLSGYKDAVSFGFLFLVLLIRPQGLLGRPQPNKV